One segment of Nostoc flagelliforme CCNUN1 DNA contains the following:
- a CDS encoding DNA-methyltransferase, producing the protein MLPFRLITTDAATQKGLQQVYMSEYGILYQGDCLKLLSALPDESVDIVFADPPFNLGKEYGKGVSDRMEADKYLDWSQQWLSESIRVLKEGGSLFVFNLPKWCIDYGAYLNQKGMWFRHWIACRMPKAFPRGKKMSPAHYGLIYYTKGEPAVFNKVYTPIQVCRHCGGEIRDYGGHRKKLNEKGINLMDVWDTPEDVWENAAEADFTEVLWTLTEEMWTDIPPVRHRRHKKRVSNELAPIMLERIIAMASNPGQIVVDPFGGSGTTFYAAEKLQRYWIGSEIGDTEPAIERLTDLANGIIEQWESARGIKKLKQPKTTASQQQIPHST; encoded by the coding sequence ATGCTCCCGTTTCGATTGATCACAACTGATGCTGCAACTCAAAAGGGACTGCAACAGGTTTACATGAGTGAATATGGCATCCTCTATCAAGGAGATTGTCTTAAACTTCTGTCAGCCTTGCCTGATGAGTCTGTAGATATCGTATTTGCCGATCCACCCTTTAATCTCGGCAAAGAATACGGTAAAGGTGTAAGCGATCGGATGGAGGCGGATAAGTATTTAGATTGGTCACAACAGTGGCTTAGTGAGAGCATTCGAGTGCTAAAAGAAGGTGGAAGTTTATTTGTATTCAACCTGCCGAAATGGTGCATAGATTACGGTGCATACCTCAATCAAAAAGGGATGTGGTTTCGACATTGGATTGCTTGCAGAATGCCAAAAGCTTTTCCTAGAGGTAAAAAGATGTCTCCTGCCCACTACGGACTAATATACTATACCAAAGGGGAACCAGCAGTCTTCAACAAAGTCTACACACCTATTCAAGTTTGTCGCCATTGTGGTGGAGAAATTCGTGATTATGGTGGGCATCGAAAAAAGCTTAATGAAAAGGGTATTAATTTAATGGATGTCTGGGATACACCAGAGGATGTTTGGGAGAATGCTGCCGAAGCTGATTTCACTGAAGTTTTATGGACATTGACAGAGGAAATGTGGACTGATATTCCACCAGTTCGGCATCGTCGGCACAAAAAACGAGTTTCAAACGAACTTGCTCCCATTATGCTAGAACGAATTATTGCAATGGCATCTAATCCAGGTCAGATTGTGGTTGATCCATTTGGTGGATCTGGTACAACATTTTATGCAGCCGAGAAACTACAGCGTTACTGGATTGGTTCAGAAATTGGGGATACAGAGCCAGCAATAGAACGATTGACTGATCTGGCTAATGGAATAATAGAACAATGGGAATCGGCAAGGGGAATAAAGAAATTGAAGCAACCCAAAACGACTGCATCACAACAGCAAATTCCTCATTCTACATAA
- a CDS encoding helix-turn-helix domain-containing protein, producing the protein MTRKLILGIKSSHMTDSGSNDSPELLSVAQTAKLLDVTRQRVHDLIKNGQIVARKLGRFYYIEAAEVERYKNQPTGKPYKPRSTTSQKDSIVKCQ; encoded by the coding sequence TTGACTAGAAAACTGATTTTGGGCATCAAGTCTAGCCATATGACAGACTCCGGTTCAAATGACAGTCCTGAATTACTCTCTGTAGCTCAAACTGCCAAGTTACTTGACGTAACCCGTCAGCGAGTTCACGACCTAATTAAGAATGGTCAGATTGTAGCTCGCAAACTTGGGCGTTTCTACTATATAGAAGCTGCTGAAGTAGAGAGATATAAGAATCAGCCTACTGGAAAACCCTATAAGCCACGTAGTACAACTTCTCAAAAAGACTCTATTGTCAAATGTCAATAG
- a CDS encoding DUF305 domain-containing protein, whose translation MQLLSLRNGFLALTLTAIASAGGLITGCTNTTSQNQSQALKETATNANDKQMMNHGGGMNHSMGMDLGPADANFDLRFIDAMTPHHQGAVEMAKEAEQKSKRPEIKKLADNIIKSQNQEITKMKQWGQAWYPKAGDKPMAYNSQMGHMMEMSSDQMKAMMMSQDLGAADAEFDLRFINAMIPHHEGAVTMAQDALSKSKRPEIKKLAQEIVKAQDIEIKQMQQWRKAWYDK comes from the coding sequence ATGCAACTGTTATCTTTGAGGAATGGGTTTTTGGCGTTAACGTTGACTGCGATCGCTTCAGCCGGTGGGTTAATCACAGGATGTACCAATACTACTTCTCAGAACCAAAGCCAAGCCCTAAAGGAAACCGCCACCAATGCTAATGACAAGCAGATGATGAATCACGGTGGTGGCATGAATCACAGTATGGGAATGGATTTAGGCCCAGCCGATGCTAATTTTGATTTACGATTTATCGACGCTATGACACCGCATCATCAAGGGGCTGTGGAAATGGCTAAAGAAGCGGAGCAGAAATCAAAACGTCCTGAAATCAAAAAGCTAGCAGACAATATCATCAAATCGCAAAACCAAGAAATCACTAAGATGAAGCAGTGGGGACAAGCTTGGTATCCCAAGGCGGGAGATAAACCAATGGCTTACAACAGTCAAATGGGCCACATGATGGAGATGTCATCTGACCAAATGAAAGCCATGATGATGAGTCAAGATTTAGGTGCAGCTGATGCGGAATTTGATCTGCGCTTTATCAATGCGATGATTCCTCACCACGAAGGGGCTGTAACAATGGCGCAAGATGCCTTAAGTAAGTCTAAGCGCCCTGAAATCAAGAAATTAGCCCAAGAAATTGTTAAAGCCCAAGATATAGAGATTAAACAAATGCAACAGTGGCGAAAAGCTTGGTACGACAAGTAA